The Montipora foliosa isolate CH-2021 chromosome 1, ASM3666993v2, whole genome shotgun sequence genome has a window encoding:
- the LOC137997247 gene encoding lipopolysaccharide-induced tumor necrosis factor-alpha factor homolog: protein MSDKPPPYQGPPVHSAYPTQPGYPQGYPPAQPGYQPGYPPGQPGYPTPPAYGAPPQMPQHTTTTTVVQQPPTAVVIGNAMYGESPVSMVCPYCNATIVTSVTYSPGTLAWLACLGLVLVGCGAGCCLIPFCIDGMQDAVHTCPNCHRQLGAYRRM, encoded by the coding sequence ATGTCTGACAAGCCGCCACCTTATCAAGGACCTCCCGTTCACTCCGCTTACCCAACACAGCCAGGCTACCCTCAAGGCTATCCGCCGGCACAACCAGGCTATCAACCAGGCTATCCACCAGGCCAGCCCGGGTATCCAACACCGCCAGCCTACGGAGCACCTCCTCAGATGCCACAACACACAACCACAACTACGGTTGTCCAGCAGCCTCCTACAGCCGTCGTTATCGGAAATGCAATGTACGGTGAATCGCCAGTGTCGATGGTTTGTCCATATTGCAATGCAACTATAGTCACCTCTGTAACCTATTCCCCTGGTACATTGGCTTGGCTGGCGTGTCTTGGGCTTGTTTTGGTGGGTTGTGGGGCAGGATGTTGTCTGATTCCATTCTGTATTGATGGTATGCAAGATGCAGTTCACACGTGCCCGAATTGCCACAGGCAGCTTGGGGCATATCGCCGAATGTAA